A single Curtobacterium sp. MCJR17_020 DNA region contains:
- a CDS encoding SAR2788 family putative toxin, which yields MKLFKRAAPVGILVTVAMVFGLVTPASAESLEPDQGEAVVDVSVDMQGMPADEASVATQIESELGLEGEAVVSIDAYEIDEVRVETEQEGEVLQDTYSISDVTIVDDENFSALLTSDSTGETHFIDTSVAEAQVLPLILVVLARVGIQMAIRQFSKAAIQSAAKKYALSLATKKWTHIMASKHNWRYVGGTTRAKVADLMSKAVVNGRSSKARDHIDYTWGYKGRTITVRTSTGGHISNGWVK from the coding sequence ATGAAGCTCTTCAAGCGGGCAGCGCCCGTCGGCATCCTCGTGACCGTGGCCATGGTCTTCGGCCTCGTCACACCGGCCTCTGCAGAATCGCTGGAGCCCGACCAGGGCGAAGCAGTCGTCGATGTGTCTGTGGACATGCAGGGGATGCCAGCCGACGAGGCGTCGGTCGCGACTCAGATCGAGTCTGAGCTCGGGCTCGAGGGTGAGGCCGTCGTGTCGATCGACGCCTACGAGATCGACGAGGTGCGTGTCGAGACAGAGCAGGAGGGCGAGGTCCTCCAGGACACGTACTCGATCAGTGACGTCACGATCGTCGATGACGAGAACTTCTCGGCGCTGCTGACGTCTGATTCGACCGGTGAAACACACTTCATCGACACATCGGTAGCCGAAGCTCAGGTGCTTCCGCTCATCCTCGTGGTGCTGGCACGCGTGGGGATCCAGATGGCCATCCGTCAGTTCTCGAAGGCCGCGATCCAGAGCGCAGCGAAGAAGTACGCTCTCTCGCTCGCAACGAAGAAGTGGACGCACATCATGGCGTCGAAGCACAATTGGCGCTACGTCGGGGGGACGACGCGAGCGAAGGTGGCTGATCTGATGAGCAAGGCCGTGGTCAATGGACGCTCTTCGAAAGCTCGCGACCACATCGACTACACCTGGGGGTACAAGGGCCGGACGATCACCGTCCGGACATCAACGGGTGGCCACATCAGCAACGGATGGGTGAAATGA
- a CDS encoding S8 family serine peptidase — translation MTLLAVAGCAHVSDWTPTRSSSDRSIAIIDGGMKPAGKVQFSVAGSWTVPGLPSEPVDGHADLLAAVIGKLGDAAPSLLDVRVATPGHAATPDSIAQGLDWAVGRGVDIVLIALSGRSDSVTLRQALRHADHNGVLVVSSLRNELVGASSFPADHESVLSVSSVDEALARAATSPRDGDVSALGVEVDLGDGRVISGTSIAAASAAAAVVRCGPPSASRSDLIRDAQRRGLRDDRGVPVLRCTERNKQ, via the coding sequence ATGACGCTGCTGGCTGTCGCCGGCTGCGCGCATGTGTCTGACTGGACGCCGACTCGATCAAGCAGCGACCGGAGTATCGCGATCATCGACGGGGGCATGAAGCCAGCGGGCAAGGTCCAGTTCTCGGTGGCTGGCTCGTGGACCGTTCCCGGCCTTCCGAGCGAGCCTGTTGATGGACACGCCGATCTCCTCGCCGCAGTGATCGGAAAGCTCGGGGATGCTGCGCCGTCGCTCCTGGACGTCCGGGTGGCGACTCCGGGTCACGCGGCGACCCCGGATTCGATCGCACAAGGGCTCGACTGGGCCGTGGGCCGAGGAGTCGACATCGTGTTGATAGCGCTCAGCGGTCGTTCTGACTCGGTCACCCTCCGACAGGCGTTGCGTCACGCCGACCACAACGGCGTCCTCGTGGTGAGCAGCCTGCGGAACGAGTTGGTCGGTGCATCGTCGTTCCCTGCGGATCACGAGTCCGTGCTCTCCGTGTCGAGCGTCGACGAAGCCTTGGCGCGGGCCGCGACATCGCCGCGCGACGGTGACGTCAGCGCGCTCGGCGTGGAAGTCGACCTCGGAGATGGACGGGTGATCTCCGGTACCAGCATCGCTGCGGCTTCTGCCGCCGCTGCGGTGGTCCGGTGCGGTCCGCCGTCCGCATCGCGAAGCGACCTGATCCGTGACGCGCAGCGTCGCGGGCTCCGAGACGACCGCGGCGTCCCAGTGCTGCGGTGCACCGAAAGGAACAAGCAATGA
- a CDS encoding NAD(P)-dependent oxidoreductase produces the protein MTRVVVTGGSGKLGRAVVRDLDAHGYDVVLLDRVPSPDQPEGVQFVRIDLTDYGQVLNALLGIDDRYDHVDAVVHLAAVPAPGQVPDVALITNNVTASINVFHAARAAKIKNLVWASSETLLGIPMGEHHPPYLPVDEEFAVRPQSSYSLGKAVEEEMARHFTRWDPELKMIGLRFSNVMDETDYPAFPWDATPEAKTFNLWSYIDSRDGAQAVRKAVEAELTGFEAFVIASPDTVMDTPTIELVERYVPDIERRADIDGVSSLLSSEKARELLGYAPEHSWRDGR, from the coding sequence ATGACGCGTGTAGTGGTGACCGGCGGCAGCGGCAAGCTCGGACGAGCGGTGGTGCGTGACCTCGATGCGCACGGGTACGACGTGGTGCTGCTCGACCGCGTGCCCTCCCCTGACCAGCCCGAGGGCGTGCAGTTCGTCCGGATCGACCTGACCGACTACGGCCAGGTCCTGAACGCCCTGCTCGGCATCGACGACCGGTACGACCACGTGGACGCCGTCGTGCACCTCGCGGCCGTCCCCGCACCTGGGCAGGTGCCGGACGTGGCGCTCATCACGAACAACGTCACGGCGTCGATCAACGTCTTCCACGCCGCTCGCGCCGCGAAGATCAAGAACCTGGTGTGGGCGTCGAGCGAGACCCTGCTCGGCATCCCGATGGGCGAGCACCACCCGCCCTACCTGCCCGTCGACGAGGAGTTCGCGGTCCGTCCGCAGTCGTCGTACTCGCTCGGCAAGGCCGTGGAGGAGGAGATGGCCCGCCACTTCACCCGCTGGGACCCGGAGCTGAAGATGATCGGCCTGCGGTTCTCGAACGTGATGGACGAGACCGACTACCCCGCGTTCCCGTGGGACGCCACCCCCGAGGCGAAGACCTTCAACCTGTGGTCGTACATCGACTCGCGTGACGGCGCCCAGGCGGTCCGCAAGGCCGTCGAGGCTGAGCTCACCGGGTTCGAGGCGTTCGTCATCGCGAGCCCCGACACCGTGATGGACACCCCGACGATCGAGCTCGTCGAGCGCTACGTGCCCGACATCGAGCGTCGTGCGGACATCGACGGCGTCAGCTCGCTGCTGTCGTCCGAGAAGGCTCGCGAGCTGCTCGGCTACGCCCCGGAGCACAGCTGGCGCGACGGGCGCTGA
- a CDS encoding methyltransferase yields the protein MHRLPDIGADPAVTTALAADLDAAGFTVDRVDALWGTEAAASLHRGSRVAALRALGARETSPLGTLATLFVLGLPTSRADAAAAFPSAGLDVVVAAGLLTADGDDVRPTVDLRPYAFVDDLGAGSWWIVSDLGELALGHAISEEHVLGIGGATTTLSGLQVPVPVRTVLDLGTGCGIQAMHARRFAEHVVATDISRRALDIARFNAQLNGIDGIDFRYGSLFEPVAGERFDRIVSNPPFVITPRRPGVPSYEYRDGGMVGDALVETVLRGLSEHLEPGGTAQLLGNWEYHWGVDGLDRVRSWFADTDLDAWVIERERQDPTSYAETWIRDGGTKPGTPEFDTLMGAWLDDFADRRVTGVGFGYVVVRRALPGGTASLRRFERVPETLGSNPAGLGATVARVLDAAAWLADHDDAALAVAHLTVAGDVTEERYYWPGNDDPTVMTLVQGGGLGRRVDADTALAAFVGACDGELSVAAIVGALAQITGVDEQVLAADLLPAARDLVLDGLLLPT from the coding sequence GTGCACCGGCTGCCCGACATCGGTGCTGACCCGGCAGTGACGACGGCGCTCGCCGCGGACCTCGACGCCGCCGGCTTCACCGTCGACCGGGTCGACGCACTCTGGGGGACCGAAGCGGCCGCATCGCTGCACCGGGGGTCGCGAGTGGCGGCCCTCCGTGCCCTGGGTGCTCGTGAGACATCCCCGCTCGGCACCCTCGCCACCCTGTTCGTGCTCGGACTGCCGACGTCCCGCGCGGACGCCGCAGCCGCGTTCCCGTCCGCCGGGCTCGACGTCGTGGTCGCGGCAGGGCTGCTGACGGCAGACGGAGACGACGTCCGCCCGACGGTCGACCTGCGTCCCTACGCCTTCGTCGACGACCTCGGCGCCGGCAGCTGGTGGATCGTCTCGGACCTCGGCGAGCTCGCCCTCGGCCACGCGATCAGCGAGGAGCACGTCCTCGGCATCGGCGGCGCCACCACCACCCTGAGCGGCCTGCAGGTCCCCGTCCCCGTCCGCACGGTGCTCGACCTCGGCACCGGATGCGGGATCCAGGCCATGCACGCCCGGCGCTTCGCCGAGCACGTGGTCGCCACGGACATCTCGCGCCGCGCCCTCGACATCGCCCGTTTCAACGCGCAGCTGAACGGCATCGACGGGATCGACTTCCGGTACGGCTCCCTCTTCGAGCCCGTCGCGGGGGAGCGGTTCGACCGCATCGTGTCGAACCCGCCGTTCGTCATCACACCTCGCCGGCCGGGCGTCCCCTCGTACGAGTACCGCGACGGCGGCATGGTCGGCGACGCGCTCGTCGAGACCGTGCTCCGTGGCCTGTCCGAGCACCTCGAGCCCGGTGGGACCGCGCAGCTGCTCGGCAACTGGGAGTACCACTGGGGCGTCGACGGCCTCGACCGCGTGCGCAGCTGGTTCGCGGACACCGACCTCGATGCGTGGGTCATCGAGCGCGAGCGCCAGGACCCCACGTCGTACGCCGAGACCTGGATCCGCGACGGCGGTACGAAGCCCGGAACACCCGAGTTCGACACGCTGATGGGCGCCTGGCTCGACGACTTCGCGGACCGCCGCGTCACCGGCGTCGGCTTCGGGTACGTCGTGGTGCGTCGAGCCCTGCCAGGAGGAACGGCGAGCCTCCGCCGGTTCGAGCGCGTCCCCGAGACGCTCGGCTCCAACCCCGCAGGGCTCGGTGCCACGGTCGCTCGCGTCCTCGACGCGGCCGCCTGGCTCGCCGACCACGACGACGCCGCGCTCGCCGTGGCGCACCTGACGGTGGCGGGCGACGTCACCGAGGAGCGCTACTACTGGCCGGGCAACGACGACCCGACGGTGATGACGCTCGTGCAGGGCGGCGGACTCGGACGGCGGGTGGACGCGGACACGGCGCTCGCCGCGTTCGTCGGAGCCTGCGACGGGGAGTTGTCCGTCGCCGCGATCGTCGGCGCGCTCGCGCAGATCACGGGTGTCGACGAGCAGGTGCTCGCTGCCGACCTGCTGCCGGCGGCGCGCGACCTGGTGCTCGACGGGCTGTTGCTGCCGACGTAG
- a CDS encoding helix-turn-helix domain-containing protein: MPAHVDAPERLPQPAVAEMDLPVVLDALSDPIRLAILHRYLVDAAGGERSCGWVGIDRPKSTLTHHFRVLREAGLLEQHLEGLTRISRVRIEDVQQRFPGLLDLVLDWQVPAALLRDGIES, encoded by the coding sequence ATGCCCGCGCACGTCGATGCCCCCGAGCGGCTGCCCCAGCCGGCCGTGGCCGAGATGGACCTCCCCGTCGTCCTGGACGCCCTGAGCGACCCGATCCGGTTGGCGATCCTGCACCGCTACCTCGTCGACGCGGCCGGTGGTGAACGGAGCTGCGGCTGGGTCGGCATCGACCGACCGAAGTCCACGCTCACCCACCACTTCCGGGTCCTGCGCGAGGCCGGACTGCTCGAACAGCACCTCGAGGGTCTGACCCGGATCAGCCGGGTCCGCATCGAGGACGTGCAGCAGCGGTTCCCGGGGCTGCTCGACCTGGTGCTCGACTGGCAGGTGCCCGCGGCGCTGCTCCGCGACGGGATCGAGTCGTGA
- a CDS encoding MFS transporter: MQQSARSVVGFWILAAMLLVSVASSAVPSPIYPVYAAEWHLTPLMLTGVFAIYVAGLLASLLIAGRLSDHVGRKPVLVAGGLGVALSLGLFAIADGVGALIVDRIVQGVSVGLLIGALGAALIDNSLERHPTLAGVLNGVIPPIALATGAMSSGALVQWGPAPEQLVYLVFGALLVLLVLALFVVPELVQRRPGALRSLRPTISVPRSSRRLFRGVVGSLVASWALGGMFLSFVPSALGAVFGITNHFAAGALIAVVTGVGALTGLATQRMDARRAVLVGLVALVLGPIVTVAFVMAHSLPGLVVGSAIAGVGFGAGFQAPLRMLLATAAPTHRAGLLSTIYVVSYLAFGVPAVIGGLLEPSIGLVPVIAGYGGFIVLAAVVALVLQLVSKDAAAVEEQAAEVIERTATGSIRVAAE; this comes from the coding sequence ATGCAGCAGTCAGCTCGCTCGGTTGTCGGGTTCTGGATCCTCGCGGCGATGCTCCTGGTGTCGGTCGCGTCGTCCGCGGTCCCCTCGCCGATCTACCCGGTCTACGCCGCCGAGTGGCACCTCACGCCGCTCATGCTGACCGGCGTCTTCGCCATCTACGTCGCCGGGCTGCTCGCGAGCCTGCTGATCGCCGGCCGACTGTCCGACCACGTCGGCCGCAAGCCCGTGCTCGTCGCCGGTGGGCTCGGCGTCGCCCTGTCGCTCGGGCTCTTCGCGATCGCGGACGGCGTCGGTGCGCTCATCGTCGACCGCATCGTGCAGGGCGTCTCCGTCGGCCTCCTGATCGGTGCACTCGGAGCGGCCCTCATCGACAACTCGCTCGAGCGGCACCCGACCCTGGCCGGCGTGCTGAACGGCGTCATCCCGCCGATCGCACTCGCCACCGGCGCGATGTCCAGCGGTGCGCTCGTCCAGTGGGGTCCGGCGCCGGAGCAGCTCGTCTACCTGGTCTTCGGTGCGCTGCTCGTGCTCCTCGTGCTGGCACTGTTCGTGGTCCCCGAGCTGGTCCAACGGCGCCCCGGAGCACTCCGTTCGCTGCGCCCGACGATCAGCGTGCCGCGGAGCTCGCGTCGACTGTTCCGCGGGGTCGTCGGTTCCCTCGTCGCCAGCTGGGCGCTCGGCGGGATGTTCCTCTCATTCGTCCCCTCGGCCCTCGGTGCGGTGTTCGGCATCACGAACCACTTCGCGGCCGGCGCACTCATCGCCGTCGTCACGGGCGTCGGCGCACTGACCGGGCTCGCGACGCAGCGGATGGATGCTCGTCGCGCCGTGCTCGTCGGGCTCGTCGCCCTGGTGCTCGGCCCCATCGTGACCGTGGCGTTCGTGATGGCCCACTCACTGCCCGGGCTCGTCGTCGGCAGTGCGATCGCCGGCGTCGGCTTCGGTGCCGGGTTCCAGGCACCGCTGCGGATGCTGCTCGCGACCGCGGCACCGACACACCGCGCCGGACTGCTCTCGACGATCTACGTCGTCAGCTACCTGGCGTTCGGGGTCCCCGCCGTCATCGGTGGGCTGCTCGAACCGTCGATCGGACTCGTCCCCGTCATCGCCGGGTACGGCGGGTTCATCGTCCTCGCGGCCGTCGTCGCGCTCGTGCTGCAGCTGGTGTCGAAGGACGCGGCCGCCGTCGAGGAGCAGGCCGCCGAGGTCATCGAGCGCACCGCCACCGGCTCGATCCGCGTCGCGGCGGAGTAG
- a CDS encoding TIGR02611 family protein codes for MDGDPNDGPGESRTDGAPRQRFQWFHDMRTWIHARPHLHLFYKVLVGIVGGLVVIIGLILVPLPGPGWLVVFIGLTVLASEFHFFHKIIVWLKAQLHRFWDWAKRHGPKRLRDAADRGKADVDAAHTGAARTVGVRARGRARGANSAHPGH; via the coding sequence GAGAGCCGGACCGACGGTGCGCCGCGTCAGCGCTTCCAGTGGTTCCACGACATGCGGACCTGGATCCACGCCAGGCCGCACCTGCACCTGTTCTACAAGGTCCTCGTCGGCATCGTCGGCGGGCTGGTCGTCATCATCGGACTCATCCTGGTGCCGCTGCCCGGGCCGGGGTGGCTCGTGGTGTTCATCGGACTCACGGTGCTGGCGAGCGAGTTCCACTTCTTCCACAAGATCATCGTGTGGCTCAAGGCGCAGCTGCACCGCTTCTGGGACTGGGCCAAGCGGCACGGACCGAAGCGCCTGCGCGATGCTGCCGACCGGGGCAAGGCCGACGTCGACGCCGCCCACACGGGTGCTGCTCGGACGGTCGGCGTGCGTGCTCGTGGACGGGCGCGCGGCGCGAACTCGGCGCACCCGGGGCACTAG